Proteins found in one Polyodon spathula isolate WHYD16114869_AA chromosome 42, ASM1765450v1, whole genome shotgun sequence genomic segment:
- the LOC121305222 gene encoding poly [ADP-ribose] polymerase 1-like: protein MSKRQTRSQNAVSRVVWDIDPKSGDRKRKVKDEEEEEEVKPGPALREEDGSEPQLRWEWEGDAGEWTAYSDQLNTAITEAFQAGKSSVTVSPSPGVKLKVDVKKSTQQNTQTGFERRVRLAVQDKRKYFSWKWQGDDSSWAPFSPSLSLCLEEALQRVEKKVPVTLGRTGYTVDLVKMVQINNKTKYQRKIQREESAAALYVSDNGSGDLATARPSTKTKEEEEEARERTSVKRPKKQATAQGSWKNQQQTSSTPEDATDSKEEVRTVVMKGKAPVDPECKAKLGKAHVYSEGEAVYDVMMNQTNLQFNNNKYYLIQLLQDDNRNDFSVWMRWGRVGKVGQNSLTACGGDLLKAKDIFKKK, encoded by the exons ATGTCAAAAAGGCAAACTCGAAGTCAAAATGCGGTGTCGCGGGTTGTATGGGACATCGACCCCAAATCAG GTGATCGTAAGCGTAAGGTCAAagatgaagaggaagaggaggaggtgaagcCTGGCCCAGCGCTGAGGGAGGAAGACGGCTCAGAACCGCAGCTGCGTTGGGAGTGGGAGGGGGATGCTGGGGAGTGGACAGCTTACTCTGATCAACTCAACACTGCCATCACTGAGGCCTTCCA GGCTGGTAAATCGTCAGTGACAGTGTCTCCCAGCCCAGGAGTCAAACTCAAAGTGGACGTGAAGAAGTCAACCCAGCAGAACACACAGACTGGCTTTGAAAGAAGAGTACGACTTGCCGTACAGGACAAAAGGAAAT attTCTCCTGGAAGTGGCAGGGTGATGACAGTAGCTGGGCTCCCTTCTCCCCATCCCTCTCCCTCTGTCTGGAGGAAGCCCTGCAGAGGGTTGAGAAGAAGGTGCCAGTGACACTGGGCAGGACCGGCTACACTGTGGACCTAGTGAAGATGGTGCAGATCAACAACAAGACCAAATACCAGAGGAAGATCCAGAGAGAGGAGTCAG CGGCGGCCTTGTATGTGAGTGACAATGGCAGTGGAGACTTGGCCACAGCGAGACCCAGCACAAAGAcaaaggaggaggaagaggaggctaGAGAGAGGACCTCAGTGAAGAGACCAAAGAAGCAGGCTACAGCACAAGGCAGCTGGAAGAACCAGCAACAAACCTCCTCCACTCCAGAAGATGCCACCGACAGCAAAG AGGAGGTCAGAACCGTGGTGATGAAAGGGAAAGCTCCAGTGGATCCCGAATGTAAAGCCAAGCTGGGGAAG GCCCACGTCTACAGCGAGGGAGAAGCTGTCTATGACGTGATGATGAACCAG ACTAATCTGCAGTTCAATAATAACAAGTACTACCTCATTCAGCTTCTGCAAGACGACAACAGAAACGACTTCAGCGTGTGGATGAGGTGGGGCAGAG TGGGTAAAGTTGGACAGAACTCATTAACAGCCTGTGGAGGAGACCTGCTGAAAGCCAAGGACATCTTCAAAAAGAAGTAA